The proteins below come from a single Leptotrichia sp. oral taxon 223 genomic window:
- the glmU gene encoding bifunctional UDP-N-acetylglucosamine diphosphorylase/glucosamine-1-phosphate N-acetyltransferase GlmU — protein MISLILAAGKGTRMKSDQSKVLHKVNGIPMIKRVVSVLENIGNEKNIFILGHKKEDVLAEMGNIAYVTQEQQLGTGHAILIAKDKIKEYDEDVLITYGDTPLLKEKTLEELKKVFKEKNLDCIVLSCKVKNPFGYGRIVKENGTISNIVEEKEANEDERKIDEINTGVYIFKKESLLYAIEKIDNNNSKGEYYLTDAIKILSTEGYKVDSFQIEDEDEILGVNSKAQLAQASKISRNRKNTELMDNGVILIDPDATYIEDSVEIGQDTIIYPNVTIQGNTKIGKNCEILGNTRIENSVIADNVKIEASVVEKSTLEEGVTVGPFAHLRPKAHLKQTVHVGNFVEIKNATLEKGVKTGHLTYIGDAEIGEDTNIGAGTITCNYDGKNKHKTKIGKNAFIGSNSIIVAPVEIGAKVLTAAGSVITKDIPDETLAFGRARQVNKEKNK, from the coding sequence ATGATTTCGTTAATTTTGGCGGCGGGAAAAGGGACTCGTATGAAGTCCGATCAATCAAAGGTTTTACACAAGGTGAATGGTATTCCGATGATTAAAAGAGTTGTGAGCGTGCTTGAAAATATTGGGAATGAAAAAAATATTTTTATTCTAGGGCATAAAAAAGAGGATGTTCTGGCTGAAATGGGAAATATCGCTTATGTTACGCAGGAACAGCAACTTGGGACAGGTCATGCAATTTTGATTGCAAAGGATAAAATTAAGGAATATGATGAAGATGTCCTTATCACTTATGGTGATACACCATTATTAAAAGAAAAAACATTGGAAGAACTGAAAAAAGTATTTAAGGAAAAAAATCTTGACTGCATTGTGCTTTCATGTAAAGTTAAAAACCCATTCGGATACGGACGAATTGTTAAAGAAAATGGCACAATTTCAAATATTGTCGAAGAAAAGGAAGCGAATGAAGACGAGAGAAAGATAGATGAAATTAATACAGGCGTATATATCTTTAAGAAAGAAAGTTTGCTCTATGCAATTGAAAAAATTGACAATAATAACTCAAAAGGTGAGTATTATTTAACAGACGCCATAAAAATTTTATCAACAGAAGGCTATAAAGTTGACAGCTTTCAAATTGAAGATGAAGATGAAATCTTAGGAGTAAACTCAAAAGCCCAGTTGGCACAGGCAAGTAAAATTTCAAGAAATAGAAAAAATACTGAACTTATGGACAATGGCGTAATTCTAATTGATCCAGATGCAACTTATATTGAAGATAGCGTTGAAATTGGGCAAGATACTATAATTTATCCAAATGTTACAATTCAAGGAAATACAAAAATCGGAAAAAACTGTGAAATCCTGGGAAATACAAGAATTGAAAATTCTGTAATTGCTGATAATGTGAAAATAGAGGCTTCTGTTGTCGAAAAATCTACTCTTGAAGAAGGAGTAACTGTTGGGCCGTTTGCACATTTACGTCCAAAGGCGCATTTAAAACAGACTGTACATGTGGGAAACTTTGTGGAAATAAAAAATGCTACGCTTGAAAAAGGTGTAAAAACAGGGCATTTGACTTATATCGGAGATGCTGAAATCGGGGAAGATACAAATATTGGCGCAGGGACAATTACTTGCAACTATGACGGAAAAAATAAACATAAGACAAAAATTGGAAAAAATGCCTTTATTGGAAGCAATTCAATAATTGTAGCACCTGTGGAAATCGGGGCTAAAGTCTTAACAGCTGCAGGTTCTGTCATCACAAAGGATATTCCTGATGAAACGCTTGCATTTGGAAGGGCAAGACAAGTAAATAAAGAAAAAAACAAGTAA
- a CDS encoding RnfABCDGE type electron transport complex subunit D encodes MTDEKSLLEEILDVKNKKIKNGLLESDDTVSNSENERLWGKRKISQSSLNNSGKIIKLEKTRNEKLKRGTIEKEENKKVKNEEKQNIKAIVSANTSKSKLQEKSNATNEKNLEKQDEKLKRKKIIRNFFKKRQKTKISFTPFVRTDVEVRDVMKDVIIALFPAIIAAGIVYGLTALLVIAVSVLSAAVTEKLFSGIFLNDKNSTHDLSAVITGILLALTLAPLTPLPVAAFGASMAIIFGKLMYGGIGKNVLNPAVVGREFMIVFFPAVMSSGTIWFSQEALRLSKINFFVNFQKTPLMSYLDELLLTSSGSLGSYSVFALVLGGLYLLLKNRISWHIPVTLLVTSFIATMFLKGGISVSTGGLLLTGIFMATDMPTSPAFAGGKIYYGIMMGIVIALLSVLGIKNETLSYVLLILNPFTRFINKVFRPVVFGYDVKEEAGKQIGKGILLTLGILAFALIFIGLHKIGAIPYLVYLYILVLTLRLIRNDRNKNRKFK; translated from the coding sequence ATGACAGATGAAAAATCGTTGCTGGAAGAAATACTGGATGTAAAAAACAAGAAAATTAAAAATGGGCTTTTAGAGAGTGATGATACAGTTTCAAATTCAGAAAATGAAAGATTATGGGGAAAAAGAAAGATTAGCCAGTCAAGTTTGAATAATAGCGGAAAAATAATAAAACTGGAAAAAACACGGAATGAGAAATTAAAAAGAGGAACAATTGAAAAAGAAGAAAATAAAAAAGTAAAAAATGAGGAAAAGCAAAATATAAAGGCAATCGTAAGTGCAAATACAAGTAAATCAAAATTACAGGAAAAATCAAATGCAACGAATGAAAAAAATTTAGAGAAACAGGATGAAAAGCTTAAACGAAAAAAAATAATAAGAAACTTTTTTAAAAAAAGACAAAAGACAAAAATTTCATTTACTCCATTCGTGCGAACAGATGTTGAAGTGAGAGACGTTATGAAAGATGTAATTATAGCCTTATTTCCAGCTATAATTGCGGCTGGGATCGTTTATGGGCTAACAGCCCTCCTAGTAATAGCGGTTTCGGTTTTATCAGCAGCAGTAACTGAAAAGCTGTTTTCAGGAATATTTTTGAATGACAAGAATTCCACACACGATTTATCGGCAGTTATAACTGGAATTTTGCTGGCTTTGACGTTAGCGCCGCTGACTCCATTGCCAGTTGCCGCTTTTGGGGCGAGCATGGCTATAATTTTTGGGAAGCTGATGTATGGGGGGATTGGGAAAAATGTGCTTAATCCGGCGGTAGTAGGACGTGAATTTATGATAGTTTTTTTTCCAGCGGTAATGTCCTCTGGAACAATCTGGTTTAGTCAGGAAGCACTAAGATTATCAAAAATAAATTTCTTTGTAAATTTTCAGAAAACACCGCTTATGAGCTATTTAGATGAACTATTGCTAACTTCTTCAGGTTCGTTAGGTTCATATTCTGTATTTGCATTAGTTCTGGGAGGGTTGTACTTATTACTAAAGAACCGCATTTCATGGCACATTCCAGTAACTTTGCTTGTTACATCGTTTATTGCTACAATGTTTTTAAAAGGTGGAATTTCTGTTTCAACGGGAGGACTTTTGCTAACAGGAATATTTATGGCGACTGATATGCCGACAAGTCCAGCATTTGCAGGCGGAAAGATTTATTATGGAATAATGATGGGTATTGTAATTGCGCTTCTGTCAGTGCTTGGAATAAAAAATGAAACGTTATCGTATGTACTGTTAATCCTAAATCCATTTACGAGATTTATAAATAAGGTGTTCCGTCCAGTTGTATTTGGGTACGATGTGAAAGAAGAAGCGGGGAAACAGATTGGAAAAGGAATATTGCTTACGCTGGGAATACTTGCTTTTGCACTAATTTTTATAGGATTACATAAAATAGGAGCTATTCCATATCTAGTTTATTTATATATTTTAGTATTAACACTGAGATTAATAAGAAACGACAGAAATAAAAACAGAAAATTCAAATAA
- a CDS encoding viral A-type inclusion protein, which produces MAKMVNPNTVSNMDLINAKSQAKMQQIVQKIGKGKRKVNVTFSKMSRSYLTRMIEEMRKMMIQYEKQLPNVFSFFKYLENEVKITKANKKEKTKNVKLSYEEVDFFKLQLKETLKGIDAQRATLKWYNLIKKALFKTLKKQTELVLEEFNAGSVKKK; this is translated from the coding sequence ATGGCAAAAATGGTAAATCCTAACACAGTAAGCAACATGGATTTAATAAATGCAAAATCGCAGGCTAAAATGCAGCAGATTGTACAGAAAATTGGAAAGGGAAAAAGAAAAGTCAATGTTACATTTTCTAAAATGTCAAGAAGTTATTTGACAAGAATGATCGAGGAAATGAGAAAAATGATGATCCAGTATGAAAAACAGCTGCCAAATGTATTTAGTTTCTTCAAATATTTGGAAAATGAAGTAAAAATAACAAAGGCAAATAAAAAGGAAAAAACTAAAAACGTAAAACTTTCTTATGAAGAAGTTGACTTTTTTAAATTGCAGCTAAAGGAAACATTAAAGGGGATTGACGCTCAACGTGCCACTTTGAAATGGTACAATTTAATTAAGAAGGCATTGTTTAAAACATTGAAAAAACAGACAGAATTAGTGCTGGAAGAATTTAATGCCGGAAGCGTAAAAAAGAAATAA
- a CDS encoding L-threonylcarbamoyladenylate synthase, whose product MTKIQNAVNILKKGGVAIFPTDTVYGIGTLPEKKYVEKIYKIKKRDFSKKIIALISDKKILSELIDETDENMKKIENILEKYWPGELTVIFQANQNFTKNFDKNMETIGIRIPKNKTALEIIKKSGGVLLTTSANISGENAVTKAKSLSKELLKNVDAVVQNENTELTGNPSTIVKYENGKFSLLREGNVSFTEIMENFK is encoded by the coding sequence ATGACTAAAATTCAAAATGCAGTAAATATTTTAAAAAAGGGAGGAGTTGCCATATTTCCAACGGACACTGTTTACGGGATAGGCACTCTTCCAGAAAAAAAATATGTGGAAAAAATTTATAAAATAAAAAAAAGGGATTTTTCAAAAAAAATAATTGCATTAATCAGCGATAAAAAAATTTTGTCAGAATTAATAGATGAAACCGATGAAAATATGAAAAAAATTGAAAATATCCTTGAAAAATACTGGCCAGGAGAACTAACTGTCATCTTTCAGGCAAATCAGAATTTCACAAAAAATTTTGACAAAAATATGGAAACAATCGGAATTCGCATTCCAAAAAACAAAACTGCCCTGGAAATAATAAAAAAATCTGGAGGCGTTTTATTAACCACAAGTGCAAATATCTCAGGTGAAAATGCTGTTACCAAGGCTAAAAGCCTGAGTAAAGAACTGTTAAAAAATGTGGATGCCGTCGTTCAAAATGAAAATACGGAATTGACAGGCAACCCCTCTACAATTGTGAAATATGAAAATGGAAAATTCTCGTTATTGAGGGAAGGTAATGTTTCATTTACAGAAATAATGGAAAATTTTAAATAA
- a CDS encoding DUF2721 domain-containing protein translates to MTLEITTPAVLFPTVSLLLLAYTNRFLALTAIVRQMDSSGEVEHEFYQVKNLRKRLNYIKKMQYFGVSSLLMCAISMLFLFFQVDFVGKISFAASLVLLIISLLFSLLEIQISLEALRIHLNYNESDTEIEEKNK, encoded by the coding sequence ATGACTTTGGAAATAACTACGCCTGCAGTTCTTTTTCCTACGGTATCTCTTCTTTTGCTGGCATACACTAACAGATTTCTGGCTCTTACAGCGATTGTAAGACAGATGGATTCGAGTGGGGAAGTGGAGCATGAATTTTATCAGGTTAAAAATTTGAGAAAAAGATTGAATTATATTAAGAAGATGCAGTATTTCGGAGTTTCAAGTTTATTAATGTGTGCTATTTCGATGTTATTTCTATTTTTTCAGGTAGATTTTGTTGGGAAAATCAGTTTTGCAGCAAGTCTGGTGTTGCTTATAATTTCACTGCTGTTTTCTCTTCTGGAAATACAGATTTCTCTCGAGGCTTTAAGGATTCATTTGAATTATAATGAGAGTGATACTGAAATTGAGGAAAAAAATAAATAA
- a CDS encoding GspE/PulE family protein, translating into MNEKITEKVKLKDISDNKKNNMLSNDTVSYLNEIVKTGFRERASDIHIKFDLLEGMEIKYRVDGYLKESQKLYESVNKKILEKNITEIIARIKILAGMNVAEKRKPQDGSFSFLLNIKNLNKRYDIRAAYMPTIGGESVVLRILENYLEDISLETLGFSNQSIAMLDEILTRKYGMILVSGPTGSGKSTTLKSLINMLNDGRKKIITVEDPVESKIDGIVQIQVNQNIGVTFAEVLKATLRNDPDIIVISEIRDEVTAEIAVRAALTGHLVISTIHTNDAVSTLIRLMDMGIPKYLILDSLIGVIGQRLVGKKCQKCMGKGCDECSSGYSGRISINEVLVLNQDVRNILKEDNHLGSETKDKLKILNHKYENQKCFIDFMEDADEKIEKNLIFEKEKTSIIF; encoded by the coding sequence ATGAATGAAAAAATAACTGAAAAAGTAAAACTGAAGGATATTTCTGATAATAAAAAAAATAATATGTTATCAAACGACACAGTTTCTTATCTAAATGAAATTGTAAAAACAGGATTTAGGGAGCGTGCCAGCGATATTCACATAAAATTTGACTTGCTGGAAGGAATGGAAATAAAATACCGTGTTGACGGATACCTTAAAGAAAGCCAGAAATTATATGAATCTGTAAATAAAAAGATTCTTGAAAAAAATATTACAGAAATTATTGCCAGAATAAAAATTTTGGCGGGAATGAATGTTGCAGAGAAAAGAAAGCCGCAAGATGGCAGCTTTTCTTTTTTATTGAATATAAAAAATCTTAACAAGCGTTACGACATAAGAGCCGCCTATATGCCGACAATTGGTGGAGAAAGCGTAGTTTTACGTATTCTGGAAAACTATCTGGAAGATATAAGCCTTGAAACACTGGGATTTTCAAATCAAAGCATAGCAATGTTAGATGAAATTTTAACTAGGAAATACGGAATGATACTCGTGAGCGGACCAACAGGCTCTGGAAAATCTACGACTTTAAAATCCTTAATAAATATGTTAAATGACGGAAGAAAAAAAATTATAACTGTGGAAGATCCTGTTGAAAGCAAAATCGACGGAATTGTTCAGATACAGGTAAACCAGAATATCGGAGTAACATTTGCCGAAGTGCTGAAAGCCACATTAAGAAATGATCCTGATATTATCGTAATTTCAGAAATCAGGGACGAAGTTACTGCAGAAATCGCTGTAAGGGCAGCATTAACAGGACATCTCGTAATTTCCACAATTCACACAAACGATGCAGTTTCCACATTAATTAGGCTAATGGATATGGGCATTCCGAAATATTTGATACTAGATTCATTAATTGGGGTAATTGGACAGCGGCTCGTTGGTAAAAAATGCCAGAAATGTATGGGAAAAGGCTGTGATGAATGTTCCAGCGGATACAGCGGCAGAATTTCAATAAATGAAGTGCTTGTGCTGAATCAGGATGTACGGAATATTTTAAAGGAGGACAACCATCTTGGATCTGAAACTAAGGATAAATTGAAAATATTGAATCATAAATATGAAAATCAGAAATGCTTTATTGATTTTATGGAAGATGCGGATGAGAAAATTGAAAAAAATTTGATTTTTGAAAAGGAAAAGACAAGTATTATTTTTTAA
- a CDS encoding ribose-phosphate pyrophosphokinase: protein MITLTKEDKSRIRIFAGTSSEVLAQKIAKYLDMDLSSAEIVRFADGETFAKSNESVRGCKVFIIQSTSKPVNESIMELLVFIDAIKRSSAREIIAIIPYYGYARQDRKASPREPITSKLVANLLTVAGATRVVTMDLHARQIQGFFDIPVDHMEALPILAKHFIKYGFHPEDTVVVSPDVGGVKRARGLANWLHTPLAIIDKRRAKANVSEVMNIIGDIKGKKAILIDDMIDTAGTICNAAQALIDKGASEVYACATHAVFSDPAIERLKNSAFTEVVVTDTIQLPEDRKFDKLKILSTSKMLAEIIKRIATNNPISDLFEMPVDDGNDD from the coding sequence ATGATAACATTAACCAAGGAAGACAAGAGCAGAATAAGAATATTTGCAGGAACATCAAGTGAAGTTTTAGCGCAAAAAATTGCAAAATATTTGGATATGGATTTATCATCTGCTGAAATTGTAAGATTTGCTGATGGAGAAACTTTTGCAAAGTCAAATGAAAGTGTACGTGGATGCAAGGTGTTTATCATCCAATCTACTTCAAAACCTGTAAATGAAAGTATTATGGAGCTTTTAGTTTTTATTGATGCGATTAAAAGATCATCAGCCAGAGAAATTATTGCGATAATTCCTTATTACGGATATGCAAGGCAGGACAGAAAGGCAAGTCCGCGTGAGCCAATCACATCAAAACTTGTTGCAAACCTGCTTACTGTTGCAGGAGCTACAAGAGTAGTTACAATGGATTTACATGCAAGACAAATTCAAGGATTTTTTGACATTCCAGTGGATCATATGGAAGCATTGCCAATTTTGGCTAAACACTTTATAAAATATGGATTCCACCCGGAAGATACTGTTGTTGTTTCACCTGACGTTGGAGGCGTAAAAAGAGCAAGAGGGCTTGCAAACTGGCTTCATACACCGCTTGCAATAATTGACAAAAGACGTGCGAAGGCAAATGTTTCGGAAGTTATGAACATTATTGGAGATATAAAAGGGAAAAAAGCCATTTTAATTGACGACATGATTGACACGGCAGGAACAATTTGCAATGCGGCGCAGGCTCTGATTGACAAAGGAGCATCGGAAGTTTACGCATGTGCTACACACGCCGTATTCTCAGATCCTGCAATCGAAAGATTAAAAAACTCAGCCTTTACAGAAGTTGTGGTAACTGACACAATCCAATTGCCTGAAGACAGAAAATTCGACAAATTGAAAATTTTATCAACAAGTAAAATGTTGGCGGAAATAATAAAAAGAATTGCTACAAATAATCCAATAAGCGACTTATTTGAAATGCCGGTTGATGATGGTAACGATGACTAA
- the rsxC gene encoding electron transport complex subunit RsxC: protein MARNISIRRVIDILLDKNVDETEKKKKKSAKKHQSMKPMTKNTKLKELNDSSLLYVPLLQHIGSPSIPVVEIGDYVKKYEKIGEISGSISANIHSPVSGDVVDVVEHFIANGNKVKTVIIANDFKNSEESLVKRELRDLKLIKKDEIFKIIKEAGIVGLGGVQFPTHIKYDIKFRKVETLIINGAECEPYLTSDYSVMKNYTKEIFRGLKVIQKLLSPKEIVIGIEEENSELVKVFEEMGEEEEFDLKIQLLPTIYPQGSELQLINTVTGKKIRKGELPLEKGVVVSNVSTVKAIYDAFFEGKPLIERVVTVSGEEARNIGNYKIKFGTPLYHIVKELDIRNEEKVIFGGPMMGMEIFDSRVPVIKGTSGILFLSAEEIERKNCISCGYCVEACPMNLMPFEFADYYEKGKYEQMVAANIQNCIECGACEFVCPSRVPLIESIKTGKAILSEMEESK, encoded by the coding sequence ATGGCTAGAAATATAAGCATAAGGAGAGTAATAGATATTCTCCTGGATAAAAATGTCGATGAAACAGAGAAAAAGAAGAAAAAGTCAGCAAAAAAGCATCAGTCAATGAAGCCGATGACAAAAAATACTAAATTAAAGGAACTTAACGATTCAAGTCTTTTGTATGTTCCGCTTTTACAGCATATAGGAAGCCCGTCGATTCCAGTAGTGGAAATTGGTGATTACGTAAAAAAATATGAGAAAATAGGAGAAATTTCAGGCAGCATATCGGCTAATATACATTCGCCAGTGTCTGGGGATGTTGTTGATGTTGTTGAGCATTTTATTGCAAATGGAAATAAAGTAAAAACCGTTATTATTGCAAATGATTTTAAGAATAGTGAAGAAAGCCTTGTAAAAAGGGAACTTAGAGATTTGAAGCTAATAAAAAAAGATGAAATTTTTAAGATAATAAAAGAGGCTGGAATAGTCGGGCTTGGAGGGGTACAGTTTCCAACCCATATAAAATATGATATAAAATTTAGGAAAGTGGAAACGCTTATAATAAATGGGGCGGAATGTGAGCCGTATCTGACTTCTGATTATTCAGTTATGAAAAATTACACGAAGGAAATTTTCCGTGGGCTGAAAGTTATACAGAAATTGCTGAGCCCGAAGGAAATAGTAATTGGAATAGAAGAGGAAAATAGCGAGTTAGTCAAAGTATTTGAAGAAATGGGAGAAGAGGAAGAATTTGACTTGAAAATTCAGCTGTTACCGACAATTTATCCACAGGGGAGCGAACTGCAGCTGATAAACACCGTTACAGGCAAAAAAATCCGAAAAGGAGAACTGCCGCTGGAAAAAGGCGTAGTTGTGAGCAATGTAAGTACAGTAAAAGCGATTTATGATGCGTTTTTTGAAGGTAAACCGCTTATAGAGAGAGTTGTTACAGTTTCTGGGGAAGAAGCGAGAAATATAGGTAATTACAAAATAAAATTCGGGACGCCGCTTTATCATATTGTAAAAGAATTGGATATTCGGAATGAAGAAAAGGTTATTTTTGGCGGGCCTATGATGGGAATGGAAATTTTTGATTCACGAGTGCCTGTGATTAAAGGGACTTCTGGAATATTGTTTTTAAGCGCAGAAGAAATTGAAAGGAAAAACTGTATTTCTTGTGGTTATTGTGTGGAAGCCTGTCCAATGAACCTTATGCCTTTTGAGTTTGCAGATTATTATGAAAAGGGGAAATACGAACAGATGGTCGCAGCAAATATTCAGAACTGCATTGAATGCGGAGCGTGCGAATTTGTGTGTCCGTCCAGAGTTCCGCTAATAGAAAGCATAAAAACAGGAAAAGCAATCTTGTCGGAAATGGAGGAGAGTAAGTGA